A stretch of Carya illinoinensis cultivar Pawnee chromosome 14, C.illinoinensisPawnee_v1, whole genome shotgun sequence DNA encodes these proteins:
- the LOC122293595 gene encoding secreted RxLR effector protein 161-like, whose protein sequence is MEQLDGCSEKGKDHIICRLKKSIYGLKQASRQWYLKFNDTITAFGFKENIIDRCIYLKNVLKLSGSLKKWQKIPYASVVGSLIYAQICTKPYISFAIGMLGRYQSNPGMSHWKAAKRVLRYLQGTKDYQFTFRRTDNLEVTGYSNFDFASCSDSRKSTSGYVFLLAGGGISWKSMKQTITVSLTMEAEFVACFEATVHGLWLRNFILELGVVDSIARPLRIYCDNSFAIFFSKNDRYSKGTKHMELKYLSVKEEVQK, encoded by the exons ATGGAGCAGCTAGATGGCTgctcagaaaagggcaaagatcATATAATATGTAGgcttaagaaatcaatataTGGGCTTAAACAAGCTTCCCGACAATGGTACTTAAAGTTCAATGATACCATTACTGcctttggatttaaagaaaacatCATTGATCGATGTATATATCTAAAG AATGTCCTAAAACTGAGTGGGAGCTTAAAGAAATGGCAAAAAATCCCCTATGCTTCGGTTGTGGGAAGCTTGATATATGCACAGATTTGCACAAAACCATACATTAGTTTTGCAATTGGCATGCTTGGGCGTTACCAGAGTAACCCAGGGATGTCTCATTGGAAAGCAGCGAAGAGGGTATTGCGATACCTGCAAGGAACTAAGGATTATCAGTTTACCTTTAGGAGGACTGACAACTTAGAGGTAACTGGATACTCAAACTTTGATTTTGCCAGTTGCTCTGATAGTAGGAAATCTACTTCAGGATATGTTTTCCTACTAGCTGGTGGAGGGATCTCATGGAAAAGTATGAAACAAACTATCACTGTTTCTTTAACAATGGAGGCTGAGTTTGTGGCGTGCTTTGAGGCCACAGTGCATGGCTTATGGCTGAGGAACTTTATCTTAGAGCTTGGAGTTGTCGACTCTATAGCCAGGCCGCTgagaatttattgtgataattcctttgcaatatttttctccaaaaatgatAGGTATTCTAAAGGTACTAAACACATGGAGCTCAAATACCTGAGTGTCAAGGAGGAAGTACAGAAATAA